Proteins encoded by one window of Cloeon dipterum chromosome 2, ieCloDipt1.1, whole genome shotgun sequence:
- the vkg gene encoding collagen alpha-1(IV) chain, which yields MLLVAALLLAAHLGPPPAHAAACKGCAPNLAACDCDGIKGEPGIKGIPGMPGHEGLPGDMGPEGPFGVKGEKGAYGEFGSQGDKGYRGDTGVPGFPGTRGMMGLLGDSGPAGPQGLPGCNGTDGRPGPPGPPGYSGRRGLPGPDGPDGPPGDAGEGGINSFGTKGQQGDSGFDGPPGEPGYVGFEGIPGAPGMMGDAGPIGPEGAPGPPGDKGENVMGSKGAKGPRGDVGEPGPVIVEFVGIDTKKLKGVKGEKGYKGDQGYQGAEGVPGEDGVRGYSGQPGFKGTKGARGDDGPRGKPGKEGPLGPAGFKGFKGAPGYAGIDGLDGAKGPIGESGRPGRPGRQGEEGPPGVYDPTLDLGGQLGGQGPQGPVGLDGPPGFNGLKGAQGLVGLRGPAGPPGDPGVPGLRGPRGMSVKGEPGDDGVAGEPGSQGLIGIQGIPGGQGEKGFAGLDVVGPKGADGTDGTDGYPGLTGDLGEVGDPGPPGRPGGGVDVVGPPGEDGLPGFPGDAGFNGIDGFPGPKGPKGLRGDDCGFCPDGRPGVKGDGGDDGRPGLHGYPGKPGLPGARGPKGPRGLDGPKGLRGPAGLNGQQGEIGQSGERGPDGQIRDFRDSQTIIPDKGDPGYRGLPGEPGIRGDEGDAGLPGLRGEIGKRGDKGEWGEVGIQGRDGFDGLNGLNGEKGDADLRPEYVLIGQKGITGRKGQIGQPGDDGVRGKMGDVPENILRSYGEAGARGEPGFRGPDGYPGEKGGVGEAGYEGAPGLKGRRGTSLPGIPGYKGHQGVRGEEGPKGPFGLPGRDGTPGIPGIIGPKGDRGDNGLSILEGEMGLPGRPGSPGPRGDDGLFGYDGLAGTLGYTGEKGNKGAPGPAGFTGLRGRKGSRGDIRVGPPGLPGSPGLPGLSGVFGSFGFRGADGWNGTMGVKGVKGDPGRPGPAGRPGIPGEPGLPGFNGTDGLPGTPGTFGDRGDNGLPGLDGRPGPQGLIGLRGRKGEIGDEGPEGRNGLPGRPGMKGMAGLPGYPGINGEPGDNAFSGPKGISGDPGIDGPQGLRGRDGSDGLRGERGVDGLVLDAPPGPKGLPGDRGPSGQNGRFGRPGDSGVTGQDGNKGEKGEIGLAGFDGRPGLPGKDGFRGGRGDPGMIGPDGEKGEFGMDGDPGAFGRPGMKGNPGLPGPQGLPGPKGLKGFVGDPGFTPYTEGSKGEPGETGLFGQIGFKGIRGEQGRPGVKGPPGPRGNPGAPGLTGLPGELGVKGGKGMRGPPGLPGMEPRDAERGDEGVPGFDGFPGRPGRVGQKGSPGGYGEDGPKGRQGPPGFSITGVKGLIGNVGLPGAAGINGRDGYPGETGDPGLSGLKGMRGDPGRPPAGSKGQPGDIGMPGLDGWPGVKGDIGLRGLDGIPGRKGPNGEAGVPGPEGVPGIGGPPGLPGDVGDPGDPAPIPSDFYKPGPPGEKGEPGLPGMWGIKGGTGDRGLDGLPGMRGGMGIDGRPGLPGPPGQRGFPGDRARDGFPGQPGIPGLPGGRGPPALQHSGPKSRGFVFTRHSQSVLVPACPAGSTRLWDGYSLLHFTGNAKAHGQDLGAPGSCLRRFSAMPYLFCNLNNVCDYASRSDYSYWLSTSEPMPMSMAPVAAPDVRRYVSRCSVCEAPTRLLALHSQSMVLPSCPNGWSELWMGYSFLMHTDSGAEGSGQALASPGSCLEEFRASPFIECQGIGRCNYYSTAYSYWLATLDDMDMFRRPRPQTLKAADLTKRISRCVVCLKQKPGDAAAPPSTIPAQFEAAPVRTRRPNSGRRRDPTFRG from the exons GCGTGCAAAGGGTGTGCGCCCAACTTGGCCGCCTGCGACTGCGACGGCATCAAGGGCGAACCTGGCATCAAGGGCATTCCCGGCATGCCGGGACACGAGGGCCTCCCAGGCGACATGGGCCCCGAGGGACCCTTCGGCGTCAAGGGCGAGAAGGGCGCCTACGGAGAGTTTGGCTCGCAGGGCGACAAAGGATACAGG GGCGACACGGGCGTTCCCGGCTTTCCAGGCACGCGCGGCATGATG GGCTTGCTGGGAGACTCAGGGCCCGCGGGACCGCAAGGTCTGCCCGGCTGCAACGGCACGGACGGACGCCCCGGCCCACCTGGCCCGCCAGGGTACTCAGGGCGACGGGGTCTCCCTGGGCCTGACGGCCCGGACGGGCCACCAGGTGACGCGGGCGAGGGAGGCATCAACAGCTTCGGCACCAAAGGCCAGCAGGGAGATTCGGGCTTCGATGGGCCTCCC GGTGAGCCAGGGTACGTGGGATTTGAAGGAATACCAGGTGCGCCAGGCATGATGGGCGATGCG GGTCCGATCGGCCCTGAGGGAGCCCCGGGGCCGCCAGGAGACAAGGGCGAGAACGTGATGGGCTCGAAGGGCGCAAAGGGACCGAGAGGTGACGTCGGCGAGCCAGGCCCAGTGATCGTCGAGTTCGTGGGCATCGACACGAAGAAACTGAAGGGCGTCAAGGGCGAGAAGGGCTACAAGGGTGACCAGGGGTACCAGGGAGCCGAAGGCGTGCCCGGAGAGGACGGCGTCCGCGGCTACTCGGGGCAGCCGGGTTTCAAGGGCACCAAAGGGGCGCGGGGCGACGACGGACCGCGCGGCAAGCCCGGCAAGGAGGGGCCGCTGGGCCCCGCGGGCTTCAAAGGCTTCAAGGGGGCTCCGGGTTACGCGGGCATCGACGGCCTCGACGGCGCCAAAGGCCCCATCGGCGAGTCCGGCAGACCGGGACGGCCGGGAAGACAGGGCGAGGAAGGTCCTCCGGGGGTCTACGACCCCACGCTCGACCTCGGAGGCCAACTCGGCGGCCAGGGGCCGCAAGGCCCCGTGGGACTGGACGGACCACCGGGATTCAACGGCCTGAAGGGCGCCCAGGGCCTGGTGGGCCTTCGCGGCCCCGCCGGCCCGCCCGGCGACCCTGGCGTGCCCGGATTGAGAGGCCCCAGAGGAATGTCCGTCAAGGGTGAGCCCGGCGACGACGGCGTGGCCGGCGAACCCGGCTCTCAGGGCCTGATCGGCATCCAGGGCATCCCTGGCGGTCAAGGCGAGAAGGGCTTCGCGGGCCTGGACGTCGTGGGCCCCAAAGGGGCCGACGGCACGGACGGGACGGACGGCTACCCTGGCCTCACCGGTGACCTCGGCGAGGTCGGCGACCCTG GTCCACCCGGCCGgcccggcggcggcgtcgacgTCGTCGGCCCACCTGGCGAGGACGGCCTGCCCGGCTTTCCTGGCGACGCCGGCTTCAACGGCATCGACGGCTTCCCGGGGCCCAAGGGACCCAAAGGTCTCCGCGGCGACGACTGCGGATTCTGCCCTGACG GTCGGCCAGGAGTGAAAGGAGACGGCGGCGACGACGGAAGGCCCGGTCTGCACGGGTACCCTGGGAAGCCAGGACTGCCAGGTGCAAGAGGCCCAAAGGGTCCGAGGGGCTTGGACGGACCGAAAGGACTTCGAGGCCCCGCGGGCCTGAACGGACAGCAGGGAGAAATCGGACAGTCGGGCGAGCGAGGCCCCGACGGTCAAATAAGAGACTTCCGCGACAGCCAAACGATCATTCCGGACAAGGGCGACCCTGGCTACCGCGGCCTGCCGGGCGAACCTGGCATCAGAGGTGACGAAGGCGACGCCGGCCTGCCAGGTTTGCGCGGCGAAATCGGCAAACGCGGCGACAAG GGCGAGTGGGGCGAGGTCGGCATTCAGGGCCGTGACGGATTCGACGGATTGAACGGTCTCAACGGCGAGAAGGGAGACGCGGACCTGCGACCTGAATACGTCCTGATCGGTCAAAAGGGCATCACCGGTCGaaa GGGCCAGATAGGACAGCCAGGTGACGATGGTGTCCGTGGTAAAATGGGCGACGTACCTGAAAACATTTTGAGAAGCTACGGAGAAGCAGGCGCCAGGGGAGAACCTGGCTTCAGAG GACCTGACGGCTACCCTGGGGAGAAGGGTGGAGTTGGTGAAGCTGGCTACGAAGGAGCCCCTGGCCTCAAGGGCCGCCGGGGAACCTCTCTGCCAGGCATTCCCGGATACAAAGGACACCAGGGCGTGCGCGGCGAGGAAGGTCCCAAAGGACCTTTCGGCCTCCCTGGCAGGGACGGAACCCCAGGAATACCGGGCATCATCGGTCCCAAAGGTGATAGAGGCGACAACGGACTTTCAATTCTGGAGGGCGAAATGGGATTGCCAgg gcgACCTGGTTCTCCCGGTCCTCGAGGTGACGACGGCCTGTTTGGCTACGATGGCTTGGCCGGCACTCTCGGCTACACAGGAGAAAAGGGTAACAAGGGTGCGCCTGGACCTGCAGGCTTTACCGGACTCAgg GGTCGGAAAGGCTCGAGGGGTGACATCAGGGTGGGCCCACCTGGGCTGCCCGGCTCGCCAGGGTTGCCTGGACTGAGCGGCGTGTTCGGTTCGTTCGGATTCCGCGGCGCGGACGGCTGGAACGGCACCATGGGCGTTAAGGGCGTTAAAGGCGACCCTGGACGACCCGGCCCTGCCGGCCGACCTGGCATCCCTGGCGAGCCCGGCCTGCCCGGCTTCAACGGTACCGACGGCCTTCCGGGCACTCCGGGAACCTTTGGCGACAGGGGAGACAACGGCCTGCCAGGGTTGGACGGACGACCTGGTCCTCAGGGACTGATCGGACTGCGCGGCCGCAAAGGGGAAATCGGCGACGAGGGACCTGAAGGTCGCAATGGCCTGCCGGGACGACCTGGCATGAAG GGCATGGCCGGCTTGCCGGGGTACCCTGGCATCAACGGAGAACCTGGCGATAATGCGTTTAGCGGTCCGAAAGGAATTTCAGGCGACCCAGGCATCGACGGGCCTCAGGGTCTGCGCGGCCGCGACGGTTCGGACGGGCTCAGGGGCGAAAGAGGCGTCGACGGCCTCGTGCTGGACGCTCCGCCAGGGCCCAAAGGCCTTCCAGGAGACAGAGGTCCCAGCGGCCAGAACGGACGCTTCGGCCGCCCTGGCGATTCCGGCGTCACAGGTCAGGACGGCAACAAGGGCGAAAAAGGAGAAATCGGGTTGGCGGGCTTCGATGGTCGACCCGGCCTGCCAGGGAAAGACGGCTTCCGAGGCGGAAGGGGCGACCCTGGAATGATCGGACCTGACGGGGAAAAGGGAGAATTCGGCATGGACGGAGACCCTGGCGCTTTCGGCCGCCCGGGAATGAAGGGAAATCCAGGCCTGCCCGGTCCTCAGGGTCTGCCGGGCCCGAAAGGTTTGAAAGGCTTCGTGGGCGATCCGGGCTTCACACCCTACACGGAAGGGTCGAAGGGCGAACCCGGCGAGACGGGACTGTTCGGTCAGATCGGCTTCAAAGGCATCCGCGGCGAGCAGGGCCGACCCGGCGTCAAAGGGCCTCCG GGTCCTCGTGGCAATCCAGGAGCCCCCGGACTGACCGGACTGCCAGGCGAATTGGGCGTAAAGGGCGGCAAGGGCATGCGCGGACCGCCCGGACTGCCAG GAATGGAGCCGCGAGATGCTGAGAGGGGAGACGAGGGCGTGCCGGGCTTCGACGGCTTCCCTGGCCGTCCTGGACGCGTTGGGCAGAAGGGCAGCCCTGGCGGCTACGGCGAAGACGGACCTAAAGGCCGACAAGGACCTCCAGGGTTCAGCATTAcg GGCGTGAAAGGATTGATCGGCAACGTGGGTCTCCCGGGCGCCGCGGGAATCAACGGACGCGACGGATACCCTGGCGAGACtg gtGATCCTGGTCTGTCTGGTTTGAAGGGAATGCGTGGCGACCCTGGCAGACCTCCCGCAGG GTCAAAGGGGCAGCCGGGCGACATCGGAATGCCGGGACTGGACGGCTGGCCGGGAGTCAAAGGTGACATCGGACTGAGGGGCCTGGACGGCATACCTGGCAGGAAGGGACCCAACGGAGAGGCCGGAGTGCCCGGCCCTGAGGGTGTGCCCGGCATTGGCGGCCCACCTGGCCTACCG ggtgACGTAGGCGATCCTGGAGATCCAGCGCCGATTCCCTCGGACTTCTACAAACCAGGGCCGCCAGGGGAAAAGGGAGAGCCAGGGCTGCCGGGCATGTGGGGCATCAAGGGCGGCACCGGCGACCGCGGCCTCGACGGACTGCCGGGCATGCGCGGAGGAATGGGCATCGACGGCCGGCCGGGCTTACCGGGACCTCCAGGACAGCGTGGCTTCCCAGGGGACAGGGCCAGGGACGGATTCCCCGGACAACCCGGCATTCCAG GTCTTCCCGGGGGTCGAGGTCCTCCGGCGCTGCAGCACTCGGGTCCGAAGAGCCGCGGCTTCGTGTTCACGCGTCACTCGCAGTCGGTGCTGGTGCCGGCGTGTCCGGCGGGCAGCACGCGTCTCTGGGACGGCTACTCGCTGCTGCACTTCACGGGGAACGCGAAGGCGCACGGGCAGGACCTGGGCGCGCCGGGCAGCTGCCTGCGCCGCTTCTCGGCCATGCCCTACCTTTTCTGCAATCTGAACAACGTGTGCGACTACGCCAGCCGCTCCGACTACTCCTACTGGCTCAGCACCTCCGAGCCCATGCCCATGAGCATGGCGCCGGTCGCCGCGCCCGACGTCCGCCGCTACGTGTCGCGCTGCTCCGTCTGCGAGGCGCCCACCCGCCTCCTCGCCCTCCACTCCCAGTCCATGGTGCTGCCCTCCTGCCCCAACGGCTGGTCCGAGCTCTGGATGGGCTACAGCTTCCTCATG
- the LOC135935110 gene encoding protein TonB-like, giving the protein MRDSCWLLSKLFGGGHPPTPPSPPPRSADLSPYSPLPAIAPAHPQPPPPPPLVREKTYVVTSPVIVKGPPAAPKKLQKRRKLDPSKAWGGRPPPQPSFADAKGGVFFIVGAESDS; this is encoded by the exons ATGCGGGACTCGTGTTGGTTGCTGAGCAAGCTGTTCGGGGGCGGGCATCCCCCGACCCCGCCGTCGCCCCCGCCCCGCTCTGCCGATCTCTCGCCCTACTCGCCGCTCCCGGCAATCGCCCCCGCACACCCccagccgcctccgccgcccccg cTGGTGCGCGAGAAGACGTACGTGGTGACGAGTCCCGTGATCGTGAAGGGGCCCCCGGCGGCCCCCAAGAAGCTGCAAAAGCGGCGCAAGCTGGACCCCAGCAAGGCGTGGGGCGGCCGTCCGCCCCCGCAACCCTCCTTCGCCGACGCCAAGGGCGGCGTCTTCTTCATCGTCGGCGCCGAATCGGACTCGTGA